In the Variovorax sp. S12S4 genome, one interval contains:
- a CDS encoding MFS transporter, translating to MNGGLLAGRRRIATVFLAFAVAYFFSTLVRAITATLSPTLTAEFELESRDLGLLAGGYFLGFAFTQLPMGTWLDRHGPKRVIVCFLAVAVIGCLLFSAATNFPLLLAARVLTGVGVSACLMAPLTGYRRWLTPPMQLRSNSWMLMVGSFGLVGATLPVQWLMPLLGWRPLFWLLAAGIVASMALIAWAAPAWQGESAADAREEGAKGSESAQGGYAAVWHDPFFRKLAPVGFFNYGGFVAMQTLWVVPWLTRVAGYTPQEAAGALFWISIALLATYWLWGVTNPRLVHRGIPATRLLTWGMPLAMLALALVLIAGPAAGTVAWICFLCISTVVTLAQPAVALALPPALAGRALSAYNLVVFAGVFVVQWGIGLLIDLFARAGLDIVGSFRAALAVFLACCVMSYTYFLWAPPHNRRVVPGPA from the coding sequence CTGAACGGCGGCCTGCTCGCCGGACGGCGGCGGATTGCCACCGTTTTCCTGGCCTTTGCCGTCGCCTACTTCTTTTCGACGCTGGTGCGTGCCATCACCGCCACGCTTTCGCCGACGCTCACCGCCGAGTTCGAACTCGAATCGCGCGATCTCGGCCTGCTGGCCGGCGGCTACTTCCTGGGTTTTGCCTTCACGCAGCTTCCCATGGGCACCTGGCTCGACCGGCACGGCCCGAAGCGCGTGATCGTCTGCTTCCTGGCCGTCGCGGTCATCGGCTGCCTGCTGTTTTCCGCGGCGACCAATTTCCCGCTGCTGCTCGCCGCACGCGTGCTGACCGGTGTCGGCGTGAGCGCCTGCCTGATGGCGCCGCTCACCGGCTACCGCCGCTGGCTGACCCCGCCAATGCAGCTGCGCAGCAACTCGTGGATGCTGATGGTGGGCTCCTTCGGCCTCGTCGGCGCCACGCTTCCGGTGCAATGGCTGATGCCGCTGCTGGGATGGCGGCCGCTGTTCTGGCTGCTGGCGGCGGGCATCGTGGCGTCGATGGCGCTGATTGCCTGGGCTGCGCCTGCCTGGCAGGGCGAGAGCGCCGCCGATGCCCGCGAAGAGGGGGCCAAAGGCAGTGAATCGGCGCAAGGCGGATACGCCGCCGTGTGGCACGACCCGTTTTTCCGCAAGCTCGCGCCAGTCGGTTTCTTCAACTACGGCGGGTTCGTCGCCATGCAGACGCTGTGGGTGGTGCCCTGGCTCACCCGCGTGGCCGGCTACACGCCGCAAGAGGCGGCCGGCGCCCTGTTCTGGATCAGCATCGCGCTACTCGCCACCTACTGGCTCTGGGGCGTGACCAATCCAAGGCTCGTGCATCGCGGCATTCCGGCGACCCGGCTTTTGACTTGGGGCATGCCGCTCGCGATGCTCGCACTTGCTCTTGTTTTGATAGCTGGCCCCGCCGCGGGCACCGTCGCCTGGATCTGCTTCCTGTGCATTTCCACGGTGGTCACGCTGGCCCAGCCCGCCGTGGCCCTTGCCTTGCCTCCCGCCCTCGCGGGGCGTGCGCTGTCGGCCTACAACCTGGTGGTTTTCGCAGGTGTATTCGTCGTGCAGTGGGGCATCGGCTTGCTGATCGACCTGTTTGCCCGCGCCGGGCTCGACATCGTCGGCTCCTTCCGCGCGGCCTTGGCCGTTTTCCTGGCCTGCTGCGTTATGTCGTATACCTACTTCCTTTGGGCGCCCCCGCATAATCGGCGCGTAGTTCCCGGACCCGCATGA